A single region of the Brachypodium distachyon strain Bd21 chromosome 3, Brachypodium_distachyon_v3.0, whole genome shotgun sequence genome encodes:
- the LOC100826771 gene encoding receptor-like protein kinase 5 — MELDVSSNKLTGAIPDDFGKLVNLTMLFLYKNQLHGSIPPSIGLLPNLIDIRLFDNLLSGSLLPELGKHSALGNIEVPNNNLSGELPDYLCSNRKLYDIVVFNNRFSGKLPKSLDGCYLLENLMLYNNIFTGEFPKSLWSVVTNRLSVVMIQNNNFSGTFPTHLPWNFTRLDIRNNRFSGPIPTLAGKMKVFQAANNLLSGEIPWDLTGTSQVVELDLSRNQITGSIPMTIGVLKLNTLNLSGNKISGNIPAAFGFMSVLTILDLSSNALSGEIPKEINKLRLNFLNLSMNHLSGEIPTSLQNGAYEESFFFNPGLCVSPNNSIRNLPICRVRSNIGDDTSRRLITLFSAVASIMVAGLAVDYDVLSGLSEQNCVGSGRSGKVYRICAVDGADGNRILAVKKIWNGQNLAENLEKDFLAEVRILGEIRHTNIVKLLCCISSSEAKLLVYEYMENGSLDQWLHQRDRIVAPAPLDWLKRLQIAIDLARGLCYMHHDCSPAIVHRDVKSANILLDAEFRAKIADFGLARILVKAGDLKSVSAIGGTFGYMPPEYGYQRKGNEKVDVYSFGVVLLELTTGRVANGGGAEYCLAEWAWRQYQEYGLSIDLLDEDIRDPAYIEDAFTVFTLGVICTGGQPSLRPSMKDVLYALLRFEHKYRERGQQDTVSEETSLLES, encoded by the exons ATGGAGCTTGATGTGTCCTCAAACAAACTAACAGGGGCAATACCGGATGACTTTGGTAAGCTTGTCAATCTTACCATGTTGTTCCTCTACAAGAACCAGCTCCATGGATCAATACCGCCAAGCATTGGTTTGCTGCCGAATCTCATCGACATCCGGCTGTTTGATAACTTGCTGTCTGGTTCACTTCTACCAGAACTTGGTAAGCACTCAGCATTGGGAAATATTGAGGTCCCTAATAATAACCTCTCAGGCGAACTGCCAGACTATCTCTGCTCCAACAGGAAGTTATATGACATTGTTGTGTTCAATAACAGATTTTCTGGAAAGCTTCCAAAGTCGTTAGACGGCTGCTATCTGTTGGAAAATTTAATGTTGTACAATAATATTTTCACTGGAGAGTTCCCCAAAAGCCTGTGGTCAGTGGTTACGAATCGGCTAAGTGTCGTTATGATCCAGAACAACAATTTCTCTGGCACGTTTCCTACCCACCTACCATGGAATTTTACGCGTCTTGACATTAGAAACAATAGGTTTTCTGGGCCCATTCCAACGTTAGCAGGCAAAATGAAAGTATTCCAGGCAGCAAACAACTTGCTTTCTGGCGAAATTCCCTGGGATCTGACTGGCACTTCACAGGTAGTAGAGCTCGACCTTTCTAGGAATCAAATTACCGGATCAATACCCATGACAATTGGAGTGCTGAAGCTGAATACACTTAATCTAAGTGGAAATAAGATATCTGGTAATATACCTGCAGCATTTGGGTTTATGTCAGTGCTAACCATCCTTGACCTATCTTCGAATGCACTATCTGGCGAAATTCCAAAAGAAATCAACAAGTTGAGACTAAACTTTCTGAACCTCTCCATGAATCACCTGTCAGGGGAAATTCCAACATCATTGCAAAATGGAGCATATGAGGAGAGCTTCTTCTTCAATCCAGGCCTATGTGTTTCACCAAATAATTCCATCCGCAATTTACCGATTTGCAGGGTAAGATCAAACATCGGCGATGATACCTCCAGGAGGCTTATAACCCTCTTTTCTGCTGTTGCCAGTATTATGGTTGCGGGATTAGCAGTCG ATTATGATGTTCTTTCTGGGCTCAGTGAGCAGAACTGCGTTGGAAGTGGCAGGTCAGGCAAGGTGTACCGCATTTGTGCTGTGGATGGAGCAGATGGTAACAGGATATTGGCTGTCAAAAAGATATGGAATGGGCAGAACCTCGCTGAGAACCTGGAGAAGGATTTCCTTGCAGAGGTCCGGATATTGGGCGAGATCAGGCACACAAACATTGTCAAGCTGCTTTGCTGCATCTCAAGCTCAGAGGCAAAGCTTCTTGTCTATGAGTACATGGAGAATGGTAGCCTAGACCAGTGGCTGCATCAAAGGGATAGAATTGTTGCACCGGCACCTTTGGATTGGCTCAAAAGATTGCAGATCGCCATCGATTTGGCAAGAGGTCTCTGCTACATGCACCATGATTGCTCACCTGCCATAGTACACCGAGATGTCAAGTCTGCTAATATCCTTCTGGACGCTGAGTTCAGAGCAAAGATAGCTGACTTTGGTCTTGCTCGTATTCTTGTCAAAGCCGGAGATCTGAAATCAGTTTCTGCAATAGGTGGAACCTTTGGTTACATGCCACCAG AGTATGGATATCAGCGGAAGGGGAATGAGAAGGTGGATGTCTACAGCTTCGGAGTTGTCCTGTTGGAGCTCACAACTGGGCGTGTGGCAAATGGTGGAGGCGCGGAATACTGCTTGGCAGAATGGGCATGGAGACAATATCAAGAGTATGGTCTGTCAATTGATCTTCTTGATGAGGACATTCGAGATCCAGCCTACATTGAAGACGCATTCACAG
- the LOC112268568 gene encoding probably inactive leucine-rich repeat receptor-like protein kinase At2g25790 has translation MLWLSFMHCPSLPEGCLLQQENSNQNDSPDMAKNYYASFFLFFTVLISIMPKSYQQSTDQYSDEHQILLGLERYWGSSPVLGRWNSTSSDYCSWGGVTCMNGMVTAISLANQNFSKSIPTSLCLLKNLNYLDLSYNNFSTSFPTILYNCSKLMYLDLSNNVFAGHLPADINSLSASLSTNHITGRIPTSIGWFPRLKSLQLDANQFDGSNPSKGISNLTNLEVLTLAENPFRPAPVPVEFGKLTRLTYLWLSGMNMTGEIPESLSSLTELTLLSMSNNKLNGTILTWIWQHKKLQYL, from the coding sequence atgttgtggCTATCCTTTATGCACTGTCCCTCTCTTCCCGAAGGTTGCCTCCTTCAGCAAGAGAATTCCAACCAGAACGATTCACCGGACATGGCTAAGAACTACTATGCTAGCTTCTTCCTGTTCTTTACAGTACTGATTTCCATCATGCCCAAATCTTACCAACAGTCTACAGACCAATATAGTGATGAACACCAAATCCTCCTGGGACTCGAGAGATATTGGGGAAGCTCGCCTGTGCTTGGGAGATGGAACTCCACTTCTTCTGATTACTGCAGCTGGGGAGGAGTTACATGTATGAACGGTATGGTCACTGCTATCTCCCTTGCAAACCAAAACTTCAGCAAATCAATCCCTACCTCTCTTTGCCTCCTAAAGAACCTTAACTACTTGGATCTCTCCTACAACAATTTCTCCACTTCATTCCCCACCATACTCTACAACTGCTCCAAACTGATGTACCTGGACCTTTCCAACAATGTTTTTGCTGGTCACCTTCCAGCTGACATAAACAGTTTATCAGCCAGTTTATCAACTAATCATATCACCGGCAGAATTCCAACATCAATTGGATGGTTTCCAAGGCTCAAGTCACTGCAGCTCGACGCCAATCAGTTTGATGGAAGTAACCCATCAAAAGGCATAAGCAATTTGACCAACCTCGAGGTACTGACACTAGCTGAAAATCCATTTCGACCAGCTCCAGTGCCAGTGGAGTTTGGCAAGTTGACACGTCTCACATACTTGTGGCTGTCGGGTATGAACATGACAGGCGAGATCCCTGAGAGCCTGTCAAGCCTCACAGAGCTCACCCTCTTGAGCATGTCAAACAATAAGCTGAATGGCACAATTCTGACATGGATCTGGCAGCATAAGAAGCTTCAGTACTTGTAA